Proteins from a single region of Streptomyces sp. TN58:
- a CDS encoding cytochrome P450: MTLPAQRHATDPGRELAEPGFWQQPPAHRLAAFARLRARDEPVFVPEGAGHWALVRHAHVQEASRLPKVFASAPGVTTPEPARWVRALFGDSMVNLDGPDHAQLRRIVQRAFTPRLLAAAEADIHAVAGRIVDDVLADRPDEFVSAVASRLPLEVICNMMGIPERHRAEIADRVNHASENIGVERGLASRLRMPGRGLRALARMQRMVAGIGRERRRNPTDDLISALVCANVDGQALGARQLGAFFSLLMVAGVETTRNAITHGLTLLTDHPDQRELLLSDFEEYADGAVDEMIRHSTPIIQFRRTVTGEHTLGGRDFRPGEKVVLYYASANRDEAVFTDPDAFDITRSPNPHLGFGGGGPHFCLGAHLARVEMKALFRELLTRPVGLRAVGLPDLAGSNFDNRVRSLRFAFERP, from the coding sequence ATGACACTCCCGGCGCAACGCCACGCCACCGACCCCGGCAGGGAGTTGGCCGAGCCAGGCTTCTGGCAGCAGCCGCCCGCCCACCGGCTCGCCGCCTTCGCCCGCCTCCGCGCCCGCGATGAGCCGGTGTTCGTACCCGAAGGGGCCGGGCACTGGGCCCTCGTCCGGCACGCCCACGTGCAGGAGGCCAGCCGGCTGCCCAAGGTGTTCGCCAGCGCTCCGGGCGTGACCACCCCGGAGCCGGCCCGCTGGGTCCGCGCCCTGTTCGGCGACTCGATGGTCAATCTCGACGGACCGGACCACGCCCAGCTGCGCAGGATCGTCCAGCGGGCCTTCACCCCACGCCTGCTGGCCGCGGCCGAGGCGGACATCCACGCCGTCGCGGGCCGCATCGTGGACGACGTCCTGGCCGACCGGCCCGACGAGTTCGTCTCCGCGGTCGCCTCCCGGCTGCCGCTGGAGGTCATCTGCAACATGATGGGCATCCCCGAGCGCCACCGCGCCGAGATCGCCGACCGGGTCAACCACGCCTCCGAGAACATCGGCGTGGAGCGCGGCCTGGCTTCCCGGCTGCGGATGCCCGGCCGGGGGCTGCGCGCGCTCGCCCGGATGCAGCGGATGGTGGCGGGCATCGGCCGGGAGCGGCGCAGGAACCCCACCGACGACCTGATCTCGGCGCTGGTCTGCGCGAACGTCGACGGCCAGGCCCTCGGCGCGCGCCAACTCGGCGCGTTCTTCTCCCTCCTGATGGTCGCCGGGGTGGAGACCACCCGCAACGCCATCACCCACGGGCTGACCCTGCTGACCGACCACCCGGACCAGCGGGAGCTGCTGCTCTCGGACTTCGAGGAGTACGCGGACGGCGCCGTGGACGAGATGATCCGGCACTCGACGCCGATCATCCAGTTCCGCAGGACGGTGACCGGCGAACACACCCTGGGCGGACGCGACTTCCGGCCCGGCGAGAAGGTGGTTCTGTACTACGCCTCCGCCAACCGCGACGAGGCGGTCTTCACCGACCCCGACGCCTTCGACATCACCCGTTCGCCCAATCCCCACCTGGGCTTCGGCGGCGGCGGTCCGCACTTCTGCCTGGGCGCGCACCTGGCCCGGGTGGAGATGAAGGCGCTCTTCCGCGAACTGCTGACGCGGCCGGTCGGACTGCGCGCGGTGGGTCTGCCGGACCTGGCGGGCTCGAACTTCGACAACCGGGTCCGCTCGCTCAGGTTCGCCTTCGAGCGGCCCTGA
- a CDS encoding DUF5949 family protein, with the protein MTSTQAEIDRSQLGTLSVLAWIGDPSEAHDIPYLLAYTLGDGPGGREAGEAAARGLLEEIGLPIGDVVMDGTRNPAGFPVQILLEGNQIALTLPGMNAQCTAPDEWVAAADESGQAYFLFATRAWPEAVPGRPVDAATLQAFAGDEEVLTGSAHCVLSVRRLQK; encoded by the coding sequence ATGACTTCTACTCAAGCCGAAATCGACCGGTCCCAGCTCGGCACCCTTTCGGTGCTCGCCTGGATCGGCGACCCCTCCGAGGCGCACGACATCCCGTACCTCCTCGCCTACACCCTGGGCGACGGCCCGGGTGGCCGGGAGGCCGGTGAGGCGGCGGCCCGCGGGCTGCTGGAGGAGATCGGCCTGCCGATCGGCGACGTCGTCATGGACGGCACCCGCAACCCGGCCGGCTTCCCGGTGCAGATCCTGCTGGAGGGCAACCAGATCGCACTCACCCTGCCCGGGATGAACGCGCAGTGCACCGCCCCCGACGAGTGGGTCGCCGCGGCGGACGAGAGCGGGCAGGCGTACTTCCTCTTCGCCACGCGCGCCTGGCCCGAGGCGGTCCCGGGGCGGCCGGTCGACGCGGCGACCCTGCAGGCCTTCGCGGGCGACGAGGAGGTCCTCACGGGCAGCGCCCACTGCGTGCTCTCCGTGCGGCGCCTGCAGAAGTAG
- a CDS encoding DUF4352 domain-containing protein, translating to MRQPALPALTGLPTLALLPLLLLGATACQGASDGAGLAPAAGPAAVVDDGAPGGEGAPVRAGAEAAHVGDAVRVHGPQVGRHLEVVLGAYVNPAISADKNFAPPAGKRWVAASMSFVNVGGASYGALGRMWAHDGAGQRHPVVPTGELTTGKPIVFDSLEVGERAEGWVVFEVPENARIVRLEYQDANIRANSGEGFWVV from the coding sequence ATGCGCCAGCCCGCCCTCCCTGCCCTGACCGGCCTTCCCACCCTCGCCCTGCTTCCGCTGCTGCTGCTGGGTGCCACCGCGTGCCAGGGCGCTTCCGACGGGGCCGGACTCGCCCCGGCCGCGGGGCCGGCCGCCGTGGTGGACGACGGGGCTCCGGGCGGGGAGGGCGCCCCTGTCCGCGCCGGGGCCGAGGCCGCCCATGTGGGCGATGCCGTACGGGTGCACGGCCCGCAGGTCGGACGCCACCTGGAGGTCGTGCTCGGCGCCTACGTGAACCCCGCGATCAGCGCGGACAAGAACTTCGCCCCGCCCGCCGGCAAGCGCTGGGTGGCCGCCTCGATGTCCTTCGTCAACGTGGGCGGTGCCTCGTACGGGGCGCTCGGACGCATGTGGGCGCACGACGGCGCGGGGCAGCGCCACCCGGTGGTGCCCACCGGCGAGCTGACGACCGGCAAACCGATCGTCTTCGATTCCCTGGAGGTCGGTGAGCGGGCAGAGGGATGGGTGGTGTTCGAAGTCCCGGAAAACGCCCGCATTGTGCGGCTCGAATACCAGGACGCGAACATCCGGGCGAATTCCGGAGAGGGATTCTGGGTCGTCTAG
- a CDS encoding DUF6299 family protein yields MRIPARRMALAAFSALAASTLFGAPAAATVFNQGVSVHHDAFVAADGTVTLSGSYHCEQASPEGAMQIKATVRHEGGRLSIGAEQPVCDGKERRWVATAPGRWVDVRPGHAVVTAELQEIRLSGLMPRSVTTVAEATADVEIRRH; encoded by the coding sequence ATGCGCATCCCCGCCCGCCGAATGGCCCTGGCGGCCTTCTCGGCACTGGCCGCCAGCACGCTGTTCGGCGCTCCGGCCGCCGCCACCGTTTTCAATCAGGGTGTTTCCGTACATCACGACGCCTTCGTCGCGGCGGACGGCACCGTCACCCTTTCCGGTTCGTACCACTGCGAGCAGGCGTCACCCGAGGGGGCGATGCAGATCAAGGCGACCGTCAGGCACGAGGGCGGCCGGCTGAGCATCGGCGCGGAGCAGCCCGTATGCGACGGCAAGGAGCGCCGCTGGGTGGCGACGGCCCCGGGCCGCTGGGTGGACGTGCGCCCCGGCCACGCCGTGGTCACCGCCGAGCTGCAGGAGATCCGCCTCTCGGGCCTGATGCCGAGGTCGGTCACCACGGTCGCCGAGGCCACCGCGGACGTCGAGATCCGCCGGCACTGA
- a CDS encoding SpoIIE family protein phosphatase, with amino-acid sequence MAAAERDGPGPARRTPVTDAGERLALNGMGSFEWDLETGTVALDAAAMAVFDLEPEEYDGTAEGAALRMRPEDAARLRETIARVLAEGGETFGAYFTVHRRDGSDQWTHTTGRVVRDGDGQALRIAGIVRDAAAELAHATLLRKLEAARAQQTTIVQRTTEALSRAVTVDDVTAALTGAGALERLGADGLALGLVEGGTMKIIALSGESLEILSERRFTRLDGSLPLSHAVLTRQARFVTSLTDLGREFPLLADYLGRIRFDAAAYLPLIAQAKAIGGLVLFYRRREEFTPEERNLCLGLAGIVAQSLQRALLFDQEREFATGLQAAMLPRRIPEISGGEIAVRYHAAWSGREVGGDWYDVIALPRNRVGIVVGDVQGHDTHAAAIMGQLRIALRAYAGEGHPPSTVLARASRFLAELDTERFATCMYAQVDLETGGVRAVRAGHLGPLIRHTDGRTGWPNVRGGLPLGLASAFEHEEFPETQLDLVPGETLVLCTDGLVEEPGTTITAGMDALAHAVRSGPQDAGALADHLSDRLWERWGSGDDVALLVLRRAPDPGTHRAPRIHQYIHQADPEGLSEARYALRQALRDWGMPELADDVEVAAGELLVNALLHTDGGAVLTMEVLPEPVRRIRLWVKDRSSVWPRRRTPGEAATTGRGLLLVDALATHWGVESRGDGKAVWCEFDVGGSPRGTA; translated from the coding sequence GTGGCAGCGGCGGAGCGCGACGGACCCGGGCCGGCCCGGCGGACCCCCGTGACCGACGCCGGGGAGCGGCTCGCGCTGAACGGCATGGGCAGCTTCGAGTGGGACCTGGAGACGGGGACGGTGGCGCTGGACGCGGCCGCGATGGCCGTCTTCGACCTGGAGCCGGAGGAGTACGACGGCACCGCGGAGGGCGCCGCGCTGCGGATGCGGCCGGAGGACGCGGCCCGGCTGCGCGAGACCATCGCCCGCGTCCTGGCGGAGGGCGGGGAGACGTTCGGCGCGTACTTCACCGTGCACCGGCGCGACGGCAGCGACCAGTGGACGCACACCACGGGCCGGGTGGTACGCGACGGCGACGGGCAGGCGCTGCGCATCGCCGGGATCGTGCGGGACGCGGCGGCGGAGCTCGCCCACGCGACGCTGCTGCGCAAGCTGGAGGCGGCGCGCGCCCAGCAGACGACGATCGTGCAGCGCACCACCGAGGCCCTTTCGCGGGCGGTGACCGTCGACGACGTCACGGCCGCGCTGACCGGCGCGGGCGCCCTGGAACGGCTCGGCGCCGACGGGCTGGCCCTGGGGCTGGTCGAGGGCGGCACCATGAAGATCATCGCGCTGAGCGGGGAGTCGCTGGAGATCCTCAGCGAGCGCCGGTTCACGCGGCTCGACGGCTCGCTCCCGCTCTCGCACGCGGTGCTGACCAGGCAGGCCCGCTTCGTCACCTCCCTCACCGACCTCGGCCGCGAGTTCCCGCTCCTCGCCGACTACCTCGGCCGTATCCGGTTCGACGCCGCCGCCTACCTGCCGCTGATCGCCCAGGCCAAGGCCATCGGCGGGCTGGTCCTCTTCTACCGACGGCGCGAGGAGTTCACCCCGGAGGAGCGCAACCTCTGCCTGGGCCTGGCCGGCATCGTGGCCCAGTCGCTGCAGCGGGCGCTCCTCTTCGACCAGGAGCGGGAGTTCGCGACGGGCCTGCAGGCGGCCATGCTGCCGCGACGGATCCCCGAGATCTCCGGCGGGGAGATCGCCGTCCGCTACCACGCCGCCTGGAGCGGGCGGGAGGTCGGGGGGGACTGGTACGACGTGATCGCGCTGCCCCGCAACCGGGTCGGCATCGTCGTGGGCGACGTACAGGGCCACGACACGCACGCGGCGGCCATCATGGGCCAGCTGCGGATCGCGCTGCGGGCGTACGCGGGGGAGGGCCATCCGCCGTCCACCGTGCTGGCACGGGCCTCGCGCTTCCTCGCCGAGCTCGACACCGAACGTTTCGCCACCTGCATGTACGCGCAGGTCGACCTGGAGACGGGCGGTGTACGCGCCGTCCGCGCCGGCCACCTCGGCCCGCTGATCCGCCACACGGACGGCCGAACGGGCTGGCCCAACGTGCGCGGCGGCCTGCCGCTGGGGCTGGCCTCGGCCTTCGAACACGAGGAGTTCCCCGAGACCCAGCTCGACCTGGTCCCCGGCGAGACGCTGGTGCTGTGCACCGACGGCCTCGTCGAGGAGCCCGGAACGACCATCACCGCCGGCATGGACGCCCTCGCCCACGCCGTACGCAGCGGCCCGCAGGACGCCGGGGCGCTCGCCGACCACCTCTCGGACCGGCTGTGGGAGCGCTGGGGCTCCGGGGACGACGTGGCACTGCTGGTGCTGCGCAGAGCCCCCGACCCCGGCACCCACCGGGCGCCGCGCATCCATCAGTACATCCACCAGGCCGACCCGGAGGGCCTGTCCGAGGCCCGCTACGCCCTGCGCCAGGCCCTGCGCGACTGGGGCATGCCGGAACTGGCCGACGACGTGGAGGTCGCGGCGGGCGAACTGCTCGTCAACGCCCTGCTGCACACCGACGGCGGGGCGGTGCTGACCATGGAGGTGCTGCCGGAGCCGGTGCGGCGGATCCGCCTGTGGGTCAAGGACCGCTCCAGCGTGTGGCCGCGCCGGCGCACCCCGGGTGAGGCGGCCACCACGGGACGGGGGCTGCTGCTGGTGGACGCCCTGGCCACGCACTGGGGTGTGGAGTCCCGGGGCGACGGCAAGGCGGTGTGGTGCGAGTTCGACGTCGGCGGCAGCCCGCGCGGCACGGCGTGA
- a CDS encoding NAD(P)-binding domain-containing protein: MDDLVVIGAGPYGLSIAAHAAGAGLGVRLLGRPMASWRDHMPEGMYLKSEPWSSNLSAPDGRYTLAEYCASLGTVAEHGTPLPIGTFSAYGMWFAGHAGPQVEEVTVTEVTPQGDGFRVRTAEGPPLLARTVAVAVGVMPFTQLPEALRGLPPGHHSHSSGHRDLSGFAGREVAVLGAGQAALETAALLAEQGARPCLVARRSRLNWNTVPQPLSRPPLRALRDPHSGLGTGWRSWVWSELPWAVRRLPAPTRERIAATALGPAGAWWLRDRFERRVPALLGHRLHRAVPVGGRTRLGLTTPQGESVVLDVAHVIAATGFAPDLDRLDMLDAGLRAALATVGGGRSPELGPGFESSWPGLFFAGLLAAPSFGPSMRFVHGAGFTAGRLVRGVRKRLGARGPRPGSPGAVRPVRAASPGQGPGVPPPGHPKTYLR; the protein is encoded by the coding sequence ATCGACGATCTCGTGGTGATCGGCGCGGGCCCGTACGGGCTGTCGATCGCCGCACACGCGGCCGGTGCGGGACTGGGCGTACGGCTGCTGGGGCGGCCCATGGCCTCCTGGCGCGACCACATGCCCGAGGGCATGTACCTGAAGTCGGAGCCGTGGTCCTCCAACCTGTCCGCACCGGACGGGCGGTACACGCTGGCCGAGTACTGCGCCTCCCTCGGGACAGTCGCGGAACACGGCACTCCGCTGCCCATCGGCACGTTCAGCGCGTACGGGATGTGGTTCGCCGGGCACGCCGGGCCGCAGGTGGAGGAGGTGACCGTCACGGAGGTGACCCCGCAGGGCGACGGCTTCCGCGTCCGCACCGCGGAGGGGCCGCCGCTGCTCGCCCGCACGGTCGCCGTCGCGGTCGGGGTGATGCCCTTCACCCAGCTCCCCGAGGCACTGCGGGGGCTGCCGCCCGGCCACCACTCGCACAGCAGCGGCCACCGCGACCTGTCCGGCTTCGCCGGCCGGGAGGTCGCCGTGCTCGGGGCCGGGCAGGCGGCCCTGGAGACCGCCGCCCTGCTGGCCGAGCAGGGCGCCCGGCCGTGCCTGGTCGCCCGGCGCTCCCGGCTGAACTGGAACACCGTTCCGCAGCCGCTGAGCCGGCCCCCGCTGCGCGCCCTGCGCGACCCGCACAGCGGCCTCGGCACGGGCTGGCGCAGCTGGGTCTGGTCGGAGCTGCCCTGGGCGGTGCGCCGGCTGCCCGCGCCCACCCGGGAGCGGATCGCGGCGACGGCGCTGGGACCGGCGGGCGCCTGGTGGCTGCGGGACCGCTTCGAGCGGCGCGTGCCCGCGCTGCTCGGTCACCGGCTGCACCGGGCGGTCCCGGTGGGCGGGCGGACGCGGCTCGGCCTGACCACACCCCAGGGTGAATCCGTCGTCCTGGACGTCGCCCACGTCATCGCGGCCACCGGCTTCGCCCCGGACCTGGACCGGCTGGACATGCTCGACGCGGGGCTGCGCGCCGCGCTGGCGACCGTCGGCGGCGGCCGCAGCCCCGAGCTGGGGCCCGGCTTCGAGTCCTCGTGGCCCGGGCTGTTCTTCGCCGGGCTGCTGGCGGCTCCCTCATTCGGCCCTTCCATGCGATTCGTGCACGGTGCGGGCTTCACGGCGGGGAGACTGGTGAGAGGAGTCCGCAAGCGCCTCGGTGCCCGGGGGCCGCGGCCGGGCTCCCCCGGTGCCGTCCGGCCCGTCCGGGCTGCCTCCCCCGGGCAGGGTCCGGGGGTACCACCACCGGGACATCCGAAGACGTACCTGCGGTGA